A window of Castanea sativa cultivar Marrone di Chiusa Pesio chromosome 1, ASM4071231v1 contains these coding sequences:
- the LOC142622717 gene encoding dolichyl-diphosphooligosaccharide--protein glycosyltransferase subunit STT3A — MAASETSNGTALRYAFGNVLSFFILLLIGVLAFSIRLFSVIKYESVIHEFDPYFNYRVTQYLTKNGIYDFWNWFDDRTWYPLGRVIGGTVYPGLTLTAGTLYWILNSLNIPLSVETVCVFTAPIFSAFASWATYLLTKEVKGAGAGLTAAVLLAMVPSYISRSVAGSYDNEAVAIFALIFTFFLYIKTLNTGSLFYATLNAIAYFYMVCSWGGYTFIINLIPMHVLLCIVTGRYSSRLYIAYAPLVVLGTLLASLVPVVGFNAVLTSEHFGSFLVFIIIHVVALVYYIKGILSPKMFKVAVTLVLSIGLVVCCAVIAVLVALVASSPTKGWSGRSLSLLDPTYASKYIPIIASVSEHQPPTWPSYFMDINVLAFLVPAGIIACFSPLSDASSFVVLYIVTSVYFSGVMVRLMLVLAPAACIMSGIALSASFDVFTRSIKFQLPGVKGNSQVDAGDTSSEGVVAQNEVAKTDKNEEALKERPSKKNRKKEKEHVEKPSVKAQIKKRLLVLPFEASIIAILLLILLGAFYVVHSVWAAAEAYSAPSIVLTSYSHDGLHVFDDFREAYSWLSHNTEVDDKVASWWDYGYQTTAMANRTVIVDNNTWNNTHIATVGTAMSSPEKAAWEIFDSLDVKYVLVVFGGLVGYPSDDINKFLWMVRIGGGVFPHIKEPDYLRDGQYRIDSQATPTMLNCLMYKLSYYRFVETDGKAFDRVRRTEIGKKHFKLTHFEEVFTTHHWMVRIYKLKPQKNRIRGKAKKSRSKASSTTSTKRSETQRKNPWH; from the exons ATGGCGGCCTCGGAGACCTCAAACGGAACCGCCTTAAGATACGCTTTCGGAAATGTTCTCTCCTTCTTCATCCTCCTCCTGATCGGCGTTCTCGCATTCTCGATCCGACTTTTCTCC GTTATAAAGTACGAGAGTGTTATTCACGAGTTTGATCCTTATTTCAATTATAGAGTCACTCAG TACCTGACAAAGAATGGAATATATGACTTTTGGAACTGGTTTGACGATCGGACTTG GTATCCTCTTGGTCGAGTTATTGGCGGAACTGTTTACCCCGGATTGACATTGACCGCAGGCACCTTATATTG GATTTTGAATTCGTTGAACATTCCTCTGTCTGTGGAGACTGTGTGTGTATTTACTGCACCTATATTTTCTGCTTTTGCATCATGGGCTACTTATCTTCTGACTAAG GAAGTTAAGGGTGCTGGTGCTGGACTGACAGCAGCGGTTCTTTTGGCCATG GTTCCATCATATATATCCCGATCTGTGGCTGGCAGCTATGACAATGAGGCCGTAGCTATATTTGCCTTGATCTTCACCTTTTTCCTTTACATAAAG ACATTGAATACAGGATCCCTCTTCTATGCCACTTTAAATGCCATAGCATACTTTTACATG GTTTGCTCTTGGGGAGGATACACCTTTATTATTAACCTTATACCGATGCATGTTCTTCTGTGCATTGTAACTGGTCGCTATTCTTCTCGACTGTACATTGCATATGCTCCCCTT GTTGTCTTGGGAACGTTGTTAGCTTCGTTGGTGCCTGTTGTTGGATtcaatgcagtcttgacatcagAACATTTTGGATCATTTTTG GTTTTCATTATTATCCATGTGGTGGCTCTTGTGTATTATATCAAAGGGATTCTCTCTCCAAAAATGTTCAAAGTTGCTGTTACCCTTGTTTTATCTATTGGCCT GGTAGTGTGTTGTGCTGTGATAGCAGTACTTGTAGCACTGGTAGCTTCAAGTCCGACAAAGGGATGGAGTGGACGAAGTTTGAGTCTGCTTGATCC AACATATGCAAGCAAGTACATTCCTATTATTGCTAGTGTTAGTGAGCATCAACCTCCTACTTGGCCTTCTTACTTTATGGACATTAATGTCTTGGCATTCTTGGTTCCTGCTGGCATTATT GCATGCTTCTCACCCCTGTCTGATGCAAGCTCCTTTGTGGTCCTTTATATTGTGACATCAGTTTATTTTTCTGGAGTCATG GTGCGGCTTATGCTTGTACTTGCTCCAGCGGCATGCATCATGTCTGGGATTGCTCTCTCAGCATCTTTTGATGTTTTTACACGATCAATCAAATTTCAGTTACCTGGAGTAAAAGGAAATTCCCAAGTTGAT GCCGGGGATACTAGTTCTGAAGGCGTTGTAGCGCAAAATGAGGTTGCAAAGACTGACAAAAATGAAGAGGCATTGAAGGAACGACCCTCGAAAAAGAAtaggaagaaggaaaaggagcatgtggaaaagCCTTCTGTTAAGGCCCAAATTAAGAAGAGGCTACTGGTTTTACCTTTTGAGGCATCTATCATTGCCATTCTCTTGCTAATTTTGCTGGGTGCCTTCTATGTG gttcACTCTGTCTGGGCGGCTGCTGAAGCTTATTCTGCTCCTTCTATTGTTCTAACATCTTATTCGCATGATGGTCTtcatgtttttgatgattttcgAGAGGCTTATTCATGGTTGAGCCATAACACTGAGGTGGATGACAAA GTTGCGTCTTGGTGGGACTATGGGTACCAAACTACTGCTATGGCTAATCGTACTGTCATTGTTGACAATAATACATGGAATAACACACATATTGCAACTGTTGGTACTGCCATGTCTTCTCCTGAGAAGGCAGCTTGGGAAATTTTTGACTCCTTAGATGTGAAATATGTTCTTGTTGTCTTCGGAG GTCTTGTTGGCTACCCGAGTGATGATATCAATAAGTTCCTGTGGATGGTTCGAATAGGAGGCGGTGTATTTCCTCATATCAAGGAACCTGATTACCTT AGAGATGGTCAGTATCGGATTGATTCTCAGGCCACTCCAACCATGCTTAATTGCCTCATGTATAAACTCTCATATTACAG ATTTGTGGAGACAGATGGTAAAGCCTTTGATAGGGTCAGGCGAACAGAAATTGGAAAGAAACATTTCAAACTCACCCATTTTGAAGAG GTATTCACAACTCATCATTGGATGGTTCGCATATACAAACTGAAACCTCAGAAGAACAGGATCCGGGGAAAGGCCAAGAAATCAAGATCG AAAGCAAGCTCAACAACTAGCACGAAACGAAGCGAAACACAAAGGAAGAATCCTTGGCACTGA
- the LOC142622718 gene encoding protein unc-13 homolog: MSKIFRDKTLGSSKRHNINIDFQVPMPMQPVEHLPSPFGAPNLSDSELRETAYEILVGACRSSGTRPLTYIPQSEKPERAPTVTTSASLQRSLTSSAASRVKKALGLKTTSSFSSKRRVAAVGGGGESVSQGQGRVKKAVTTGELMRVQMRVSEQTDSRIRRALLRVAAGQLGRRMESMVLPLELLQQFRSPDFPNQLEYEAWQRRNLKVLEAGLLVHPHLPLEKTNTTAQQLRQIIRGALEKPIETGKHSESIQVLRGVVMSLACRSFDGSTSETCHWADGFPLNLRLYQMLLEACFDINEETTIIEEVDEVLELIKKTWAILGLNQMLHELCFSWVLFHHYVVTGQVEIDLLFASNNLLIEIEKDAKAITDPVHSEVLSSTLSLILGWAEKRLLAYRDTFHSGNIESMQSVVSLGVLSAKILVEDISHEYRKKRKEINVPHERVETYIRSSLSTAFAQKMEKMNSGKRISKNRNSSLPALSILAQDVSELALNEKEIFSPILKSWHPLAAGVAVATLHSCYGNELKQYITGISELTPDAVQVLRAADKLEKDLVQIAVEDAVDSEDGGKSIIQEMPPYEAESVMANLVKSWIKTRVDRLKEWTDRNLQREVWNPQANKERFAPSAVEVLQVIDETLEAFFLLPIPMHPVLLPELMTGFDRCLQYYILKTKSGCGGRSTYIPSMPALTRCSTGSKFHGVFKKKEKSQITQKRKSQVETPNGDNSFGIPQLCVRVNTLQQIRTELGVLEKRMIAHLENTECTLTENIANGTGKKFELSKAACGEGIQQLCEAMAYKIIFHDLSHVLWDGLYVGEVSSSRIDPFLQELEQYLEIVSSTVHDRVRTRVITDIMKASFDGFLLVLLAGGPSRAFTQHDSEIIEEDFKFLTELFWSNGDGLPADLINKLSTTVKSILALLCTDTESLIEQFRCMILEIYSSSAKSKLPLPPTSVQWDPTEPNTILRALCYRNDEMAAKFLKKTYNLPKKL, translated from the exons ATGTCCAAGATTTTCAGAGACAAAACCTTAGGATCTTCCAAAAGACACAACATCAACATCGACTTCCAAGTTCCCATGCCCATGCAACCGGTGGAGCACCTACCCTCTCCATTCGGGGCTCCCAATCTCTCCGACTCGGAGCTCCGAGAAACCGCTTACGAGATCCTCGTCGGCGCATGCCGGAGCTCCGGTACGAGACCGTTGACTTATATCCCTCAGTCAGAGAAGCCAGAAAGGGCTCCTACAGTTACAACGTCGGCTTCGTTGCAGAGGTCGCTGACTTCATCGGCGGCGAGCCGAGTAAAGAAGGCGCTTGGGCTCAAAACGACATCGTCTTTTTCATCGAAGAGGAGGGTTGCCGCagttggaggaggaggagagtcAGTGAGTCAGGGACAGGGACGAGTGAAGAAGGCGGTGACTACTGGGGAGCTGATGCGGGTCCAAATGAGGGTTTCGGAGCAAACTGATTCCAGAATTAGGAGAGCCTTGTTAAGGGTCGCTGCTGGTCAG CTTGGAAGACGAATGGAGTCAATGGTTTTGCCACTTGAGCTACTCCAACAGTTTCGATCTCCAGATTTTCCTAATCAGCTAGAATATGAGGCTTGGCAAAGGAGGAATTTGAAGGTTCTGGAAGCAGGACTCCTTGTGCATCCTCACCTGCCGCTAGAGAAGACAAACACCACTGCACAGCAGCTTCGCCAGATAATTCGTGGGGCCTTAGAGAAGCCCATAGAAACTGGAAAACACAGTGAGTCGATACAAGTCTTGCGGGGTGTTGTAATGTCTCTTGCTTGCAGATCATTTGATGGTTCTACTTCCGAGACGTGTCACTGGGCAGATGGGTTTCCATTGAACCTCCGGCTCTACCAAATGCTCTTAGAAGCATGTTTTGATATTAATGAAGAAACAACTATAATCGAAGAGGTTGATGAGGTTTTAGAACTCATAAAGAAGACCTGGGCAATCCTAGGATTGAACCAGATGCTGCATGAACTTTGTTTCTCATGGGTTTTATTCCACCATTATGTTGTAACTGGTCAAGTGGAAATTGACCTGTTATTTGCATCCAATAATCTCTTGATAGAAATTGAAAAGGATGCCAAGGCAATAACAGATCCAGTCCACTCTGAGGTTTTGAGCTCTACGTTGAGTTTGATATTGGGGTGGGCAGAAAAAAGGCTTCTTGCTTACCGTGATACTTTCCACAGTGGTAATATTGAATCAATGCAAAGTGTTGTCTCCCTAGGGGTATTATCAGCAAAGATATTGGTAGAAGATATCTCACATGAGTATCGTAAGAAGAGGAAAGAAATTAATGTGCCCCATGAAAGGGTTGAAACTTATATAAGATCATCGCTAAGCACTGCTTTTGCTCAG AAAATGGAGAAGATGAACTCAGGCAAGCGTATATCTAAGAACCGGAACAGTTCTCTTCCTGCCCTTTCCATCCTTGCACAAGATGTTAGTGAATTGGCTCTTAACGAGAAAGAGATATTTAGTCCAATACTGAAGAGTTGGCACCCTCTTGCAGCAGGTGTTGCTGTAGCTACCCTTCATTCTTGCTATGGGAATGAGCTGAAGCAATATATTACGGGTATTAGTGAGTTGACTCCTGATGCTGTACAAGTGCTGAGAGCTGCTGACAAATTGGAGAAAGATCTTGTGCAGATTGCAGTTGAAGATGCAGTGGACAGTGAGGATGGTGGGAAGTCTATCATACAGGAGATGCCTCCTTATGAGGCTGAATCGGTTATGGCCAATCTGGTAAAGTCATGGATAAAGACAAGAGTTGACAGACTGAAGGAATGGACTGACAGGAATCTGCAACGAGAG GTGTGGAATCCACAAGCCAACAAGGAGCGTTTTGCTCCTTCTGCTGTTGAAGTTCTACAAGTCATAGATGAAACTTTAGAAGCATTCTTTCTGTTGCCAATTCCTATGCATCCAGTCTTGCTTCCAGAATTGATGACTGGTTTTGACAGATGCCTTCAGTATTACATATTGAAGACTAAGTCTGGCTGTG GAGGCCGAAGTACTTACATCCCCAGTATGCCTGCTCTGACTAGATGCTCAACAGGATCGAAGTTCCATGGTGTAttcaaaaagaaggaaaaatcaCAAATAACACAGAAGAGGAAATCCCAAGTTGAAACACCTAATGGGGATAACTCCTTTGGGATACCCCAGCTGTGTGTTCGCGTAAATACTTTGCAGCAGATTCGAACAGAATTGGGAGTTCTAGAGAAGAGGATGATTGCTCATCTTGAAAACACTGAATGTACTCTCACTGAGAATATTGCAAATGGGACAGGGAAAAAGTTTGAACTTTCAAAAGCTGCATGTGGGGAAGGGATCCAACAACTCTGTGAGGCAATGGCATATAAGATAATCTTCCATGACCTAAGTCATGTTCTTTGGGATGGCTTGTATGTTGGGGAAGTTTCTTCTTCTAGGATTGATCCCTTCCTTCAGGAGCTTGAGCAATATTTGGAGATTGTTTCATCAACAGTGCATGACAGAGTCAGAACGCGTGTTATTACTGACATAATGAAAGCTTCTTTTGATGGGTTCCTGTTGGTTTTGCTTGCTGGAGGCCCTTCTCGTGCTTTCACTCAACACGATTCTGAAATAATAGAGGAGGATTTTAAGTTTCTCACAGAACTATTTTGGTCCAATGGGGATGGATTGCCAGCTGATTTAATAAATAAGCTTTCAACTACTGTTAAAAGTATCCTCGCTTTACTTTGTACTGATACTGAGAGCCTAATTGAGCAATTCAGATGTATGATTCTTGAGATTTATAGCTCCTCTGCTAAATCAAAGCTTCCGCTGCCTCCAACTTCTGTTCAGTGGGATCCAACTGAACCAAACACAATTTTACGAGCTCTGTGTTATCGGAATGATGAGATGGCAGCAAAGTTTCTTAAGAAGACTTACAATCTACCCAAGAAATTATAA
- the LOC142626894 gene encoding uncharacterized protein LOC142626894 → MVTETAESLCKSVGRVIHSDDRSETECGEFMRIRVEVDAHKPLCRGRRVRFSPDREGWVSFQYERLPIFCHWCGVLNHDSKECDLWLRSKGELRTENQEYGSWLRADPPSLLRKKVVRVCGYGGP, encoded by the coding sequence ATGGTCACAGAGACGGCAGAGAGTCTGTGCAAGTCTGTGGGTAGGGTGATTCATTCTGATGATAGGTCGGAGACGGAGTGTGGTGAATTTATGCGAATAAGGGTGGAGGTAGATGCTCACAAACCGTTGTGCAGAGGGAGAAGGGTCCGTTTCAGTCCGGACAGGGAGGGCTGGGTGTCGTTTCAGTATGAACGATTACCTATATTTTGCCATTGGTGTGGGGTATTGAATCATGATTCTAAGGAGTGTGATCTGTGGCTTCGAAGTAAAGGAGAGTTGAGAACAGAGAACCAAGAGTATGGCTCATGGTTGAGGGCTGATCCTCCAAGCTTGCTTCGGAAAAAGGTGGTAAGGGTGTGCGGGTATGGGGGTCCCTAA
- the LOC142626904 gene encoding uncharacterized protein LOC142626904: MDRFQEVVDLCQFRDLGYMDARYTWSRHFENGDSVWARLDRALTNEGWMRKFANARVVHISAIESDHCMLCLQWGGDTRSRMKTGKLFRFEAMWLCDPCCPEVVSEAWERGLSCSSGFPIHNCLQSCRINGQPKGRIIPSRGLRQDDPFSPYLFSLCVEGLSGLLRQQVERGNIKGVAVCRAAPLSGQQLNRYKTALFFNRNTPRPVQEEIQQRFGVLVIRQHEKYLGLPSLVGRSKRNTFNDLKEKLGNKLSGWKEKLLSSVVKEILIKSVAQAIPSYTMSCFKLPDALCDELAGMVRRFWWGQQENPNKLAWLSWDKMCASKEEEGMRFRDLKAFNIALLAKQGWRLQNCPNSLFCRVYKAKYFPHGDFLSASLGRHPSYSWCSIMEAQKVFQLGCWWQIGNGGSVRLWSDKWLPFPSLYKPATVPHFFPDDAMVSALINPKTATWKSDIIHEVFLPIDAKTILSIPLSPSLPADIWASTPTGRFSVSSAYRVARQVRTDTHQGESSSPQLMVSFWWCIWKLPLPDKIKAFSLDNVCEECGTVESSAHVLWHCARAKEVWTAANVDFGSDLGEVREFIDLLWYARNMKQWSAQDLAQLFVIAWGIWPNRNEVRASGLHKSASVIAGWTMEYLEEFQLANHRIQMKNPRVEVGWALP; encoded by the exons ATGGATAGATTTCAGGAAGTTGTGGATTTATGCCAATTTAGGGACTTGGGGTACATGGATGCAAGGTATACTTGGTCGAGGCACTTTGAGAACGGAGATAGTGTATGGGCTCGGTTGGATCGTGCACTGACCAATGAAGGATGGATGAGAAAATTTGCTAATGCTAGAGTGGTCCATATATCAGCCATAGAGTCTGATCATTGCATGCTTTGCCTTCAATGGGGCGGAGACACTAGGAGCCGAATGAAAACAGGAAAGTTGTTTCGATTCGAAGCCATGTGGCTTTGTGACCCTTGTTGTCCAGAGGTGGTTAGTGAGGCTTGGGAACGTGGTCTATCATGTTCTTCGGGTTTTCCAATTCACAACTGTTTACAATCATGCAG GATTAATGGGCAACCTAAAGGGCGTATTATTCCTTCCAGGGGTTTACGTCAAGACGACCCTTTTTCTCCTTATCTATTTTCACTTTGTGTAGAGGGCTTATCTGGTTTACTTAGACAACAGGTGGAAAGAGGCAATATCAAAGGAGTGGCTGTTTGTCGTGCTGCTCCTT TGTCAGGGCAACAGTTGAATAGGTATAAGACTGCTTTATTTTTTAACAGAAATACTCCAAGGCCAGTTCAAGAGGAAATACAACAGAGGTTTGGGGTTTTAGTGATTCGTCAACATGAAAAATATCTGGGTTTACCTTCTTTGGTAGGGCGGTCTAAACGTAATACTTTTAATGATCTTAAGGAAAAGTTGGGGAATAAATTATCTGGCTGGAAGGAGAAGCTTCTGTCAAGTGTTGTCAAGGAAATTTTGATAAAGTCAGTGGCCCAAGCTATCCCATCCTATACTATGAGCTGTTTTAAGCTTCCTGATGCTTTGTGTGATGAACTTGCTGGTATGGTGAGACGATTTTGGTGGGGGCAGCAGGAAAACCCTAATAAATTGGCTTGGCTAAGTTGGGATAAGATGTGTGCTTCGAAGGAGGAAGAAGGTATGAGATTTCGGGATTTGAAAGCATTTAATATTGCTTTGTTGGCTAAGCAGGGATGGCGGCTCCAGAATTGTCCAAACTCATTATTTTGTCGGGTGTATAAAGCTAAATATTTTCCGCATGGTGATTTTTTGAGTGCATCGTTGGGAAGGCACCCATCTTATTCTTGGTGTAGTATAATGGAAGCGCAAAAGGTTTTTCAATTAGGGTGTTGGTGGCAGATTGGTAATGGAGGCTCGGTAAGATTGTGGAGTGATAAGTGGTTGCCTTTCCCATCCTTGTATAAACCTGCTACTGTTCCTCATTTTTTCCCTGATGATGCCATGGTTTCTGCCCTTATCAATCCGAAGACAGCAACTTGGAAGTCTGATATCATCCATGAGGTTTTTCTTCCTATTGATGCCAAGACTATTCTCTCCATTCCTCTTAGTCCATCGCTACCTGCTGATATTTGGGCTTCTACTCCAACAGGCCGGTTCTCTGTGAGCAGTGCTTATCGTGTTGCTCGCCAAGTTAGGACTGATACTCATCAGGGTGAGAGTTCGTCACCACAGCTCATGGTTTCCTTTtggtggtgtatttggaagttGCCTTTGCCTGATAAAATTAAGGCTTTTTCCTTG GATAATGTTTGTGAAGAGTGTGGCACTGTGGAATCTTCGGCTCATGTGCTTTGGCATTGTGCTAGAGCTAAGGAGGTGTGGACAGCTGCTAATGTCGATTTTGGATCAGATTTGGGGGAGGTAAGGGAGTTTATAGATCTGCTCTGGTATGCTCGAAACATGAAACAATGGTCTGCTCAGGATTTGGCTCAATTATTTGTTATTGCCTGGGGAATTTGGCCCAATAGGAATGAAGTTCGGGCAAGTGGTCTTCATAAATCGGCCTCTGTTATTGCTGGTTGGACTATGGAGTATTTGGAGGAGTTTCAGTTGGCAAATCATAGAATTCAGATGAAGAATCCAAGGGTCGAAGTTGGCTGGGCTCTTCCTTAA